GTTGGCCCAGTGCAGCAGAATACGTATCATCTGAGAACTGTGACATTGTGAGAAGAGGAAGTTTAAAAGCCATCCTTTAAGACAATTTGTTCTGACTTACAAACAGCATGAAGAAATGTCAGACTAAACCGAGtcccccccgccacccccacccccaccccccgatATTCTGTCCCGGTGTATTTCCAGGGCCTTCCACACTGCCTGACACAGGCTGACACTCAACAATTGAGCTATTCGTTCAGTCGACTGTGGCtttaaggaaaatttttaaagggtGCCCTTTGCTTCAAATTCAAAACGTAATTTATCTTACGGTTCTGCACGGCGAGGATCAGATCTAACGGAACGAGAAAGAGCAGAGAGCAGCAGTGAACGTAACCTGGAACATTAACGCTATGTTCcctgcaccctccgcctctccCTACCCCAGCTTCGTTCCCGGCCTGGAAAGTGTGGGAATAAGGCTGGGGACTGTGCAGCCGGCGCGTGGGAAGGCCCCAAATCCCCAATCCAATCAGTTCCCCACGCTTCCCTGCTTAAATGGACCGCCGCGGCGTGTGTTTTGAGCGTTCACCTACCCTCATCCGCGTCGTACATATTGCCAAACGGTTCCCGAGCTCCTAACTCTTgaaatcaaaaagacaaaaagcgcCCAGAAGCCACCAGCGCCGGGAGCTGAAGACCAAGTAACTTCCGTCTCCGACGTTCCCAGAATACTATGCGTCTCACACCAAAGGCCGCCCACAGGGACGCCAAAGTTAGGATCTGCGCCTGCGCAAATTGTAGGTCAAGCTTGGTCCAGGGTTAGGGTTGCACACGCGCAATTGTGGGCCGCCGCTGCCGGGCTGATTGAGAGGACAGCTCCCGCAATCTGCGGTCGTATCCGTCCCGTCaatgttttatttctgcttttttttcaaTGTTGTTGCACAAATAACGACACTTGAAAACAAAACCAAGTATacttattattaaaaagtgttcGTTCTGTGAATCCGCGACGTTGGGATACTCAATTTATTTGCCTTTATAAGGACCAAAACACgaagctattttttatttttatttatttattattttttgaaatggagtctcgctctgttgcccaggctggagtgcagtggagcgatctcggctcactgcaacctccgtctcccgggttcaagcgattctcctgccccggcctcccaaatagctgggattacaggcaagggccaccacgcccgggtaatttttgttttttgttttttttttttttttttgagacggagtctcgctctgtcgcccaggctggagtgcagtggcgcaatgtcggctcactgcaagctccgcctcccgggttcacgccattctcctgcctcagcctctccgagtagctgggactacaggcgcccgccaccacgcccggctaattttttttgtatttttagtagagacggggtttcaccgtggtctcgacctcctgacctagtgatccgcccgcctcggcctcccaaagtgctgggattacaagcgtgagccaccgcgcccggccaatttttgtatttttaatagagacggggtttcaccacgttggccaggctggtctcgaactgctgacctcaggtgatccgcccgcctcggcctcccaaagtgctgggattagaggcgtgagccacgcgtCTGGCCGGAAGCtcctttttactttgtttttgttttgttttgtttgagacagaggctcgctctgtcgcccaggctggagtgcagtggcgcgatctcggctcactgcaacctccgcctcccgcgttcacgccattctcctgcctcagcctcccgagtagctgggactacaggcgcccggcaccacgcccggctaattttttgtatttttagtagagagtgggGGTTTCgccgtgtaagccaggatggtctcgatctcctgacctcatgatccgcccgcctcggcctcccaaagtgctgggattacagtcgtgagccaccgcgcccggccccggaAGCTCCTTTTTAAGTGTGATTTATAAGGACGGCTTGTGCTAGCAGTGAGGCGTTAAACCTGAAAGtgaaaaaacccaaaacactcaCTGCTCTTTTCTGCCAACCTAGCTCAATCCTCCAGTGCCTTTGCCATAGCTTTAAGTAGGTTCTCAGTCTCAGAGCTTAAATCGCGAGAACTCACGGGATTAGACGCAAAACGAACCAGGACAGCTCCCAAGTACCCACGCGCTTTCGACTTGGGTCAAATGCGCGCCTCGGGCCCTAGTGCGCGTGCGCGCTTGTGGCTCCGCCCCTTTCCCTGGAGCTACTTCCTCATGCTGCCCGCTCGCCTACCATTCAGGCTGCTGAGCCTTTTCCTTCGTGGATCCGCTCCCACTGCAGCGCGCCATGGCCTCCGGGAGCCGTTCCTGGGGAGGAGGTGCGCTGCCGCCTCCTCCTTCCAGCACTCATCGAGTCTGGGACGCGAGCTTCCTCATGACCCCGTGGACACGAAGGGCTTTGGAGAAGGTGCTGACACGCAAGAGCGTTTTCTGTTTCCGGAGTACATCCTGGAGCCGGAGCCGGAACCCACCCGCGAAAAGCAGCTGCAGGAGCTCCAGCAACAGCAGGAGGAGGAACGACAGAGGCAGCAGCGGCGGAAGGAGCGGCGACAGCAAAACCTACGGGCCAGGCCCCGGGAGCACCCGGTCGTGGGGCACCCGGACCCGGCAGTGCCGCCCAGCGGTGTGAACTGCTCGGGCTGCGGGGCAGAGCTGCAGTGCCAGGACCCCGGCGTGCCCGGCTACCTGCCCCGAGAGAAGTTCCTCCGCACGGCGGAGGCAGACGGCGGGCTGGCGCGGACCGTGTGCCAGCGCTGCTGGCTGCTGGTGCACCACCGGCGCGCTCTACGCCTGCAGGTGAGCCGCGAGCAGTACCTGGAGCTGGTGAGCGCCGCGTTGTGGCGGCCCGGGCCCTCCCTGGTGCTCTACATGGTGGACCTGCTGGACCTGCCCGACGCCCTGCTGCCCGACTTGCCCGCGCTGGTGGGCCCCAAGCAGCTGATCGTGCTGGGAAACAAAGTGGACCTCCTGCCCCAGGATGCTCCTGGCTACCGGCAGAGGCTGCGGGAGCGACTGTGGGAGGACTGTGCCCGCGCCGGGCTCCTGCTGGCCCCTGGCCACCAAGGGCCACAGCGCCCCGTCAAGGACGAGCCACAGGACGGGAAGAATTCGAATCCGCCGAACTGGTCCCGCACGGTGGTCAGGGACGTGCGGCTGATCAGCGCCAAGACTGGCTATGGAGTGGAAGAGTTGATCTCTGCCCTTCAGCGCTCCTGGCGCTACCGTGGGGACGTCTACTTAGTGGGCGCCACCAACGCCGGCAAATCCACTCTCTTTAACACGCTCCTGGAGTCCGATTACTGCACTGCCAAGGGCTCCGAGGCCATCGACAGAGCCACCATCTCCCCTTGGCCGGGTGAGTTTTAGGAGGCTCTCCCTCTTCGTTTTCTGGCAAGGTGTACGTCTGGTCCTGGCCAAGGCACCGAGTACATCCTCCCTTAATGTCCACTACGGGCTGCCTGTACCCTTCCCTTTACAAATTCTCTCCCCACTCTGGTCACACCTCTCTTCTGTGTCAGCTTACTGctggggaaaatttttttttttttttttttttttttttgagacagagtctccctctgtcgcccaggctggagtgcagtggcgcgatctcggctcactgcaagctccgcctcccgggttcacgccattctcctgcctcagcctcccaagtagctgggactacaggcgcccgccaacacgcccggctaattttttgtatttttagtagagacggggtttcaccgtgttagccaggatggtctcgatctcctgacctcgtgatccgcccgcctcggcctcccaaagtgctgggattacaggcttgagccaccgtgcccggccaatttttttttttttttttttttttttgagacggagtctcgctctgtcgcccaggctggagtgcagtggcacaatctcggctcactgcaggctccgccccccggggttcacgccattctcctgcctcagcctcccgagtagctgggactacaggcgcccgccactatgcccggctagttttttgtacttttagtagagatggggtttcactgtgttagccaggatggtctcgatctcctgacctcgtgatccgcccgcctcggcctccctaagtgctgggattacaggcgtgagccaccgcgcccggccactgctAGGGAAAATTGAGGATGTGTTGTAGTAATTTTCTAATGGAAGTGTTTATGGAGCACGTCTGTTCCCAGTCACTAAGTACTGGAGATAGACCAGGGAACAAAGCACAGTTCCTGTTCTGGAGATCTGCTTTGTAACTTCTTTGTATATTGTTCCAGAAAGTGTGCGTCCTTTCTACTGTCTGAACCTAATGAAATTTgtgtttcgtttgtttgtttgttttgttttggagacagagtctcactctgtcgcccaggctggagtgcagtggcgtgatctcggctcactgcaacctccgcctcccgggttcaagtgattctcctgcctcagcctcccgagtagctgggattcgaggcgtgcgccaccacaccaagctaatttttgtgtttgttttgttttgtttttttgagatggagtcttgctctgtcgcccaggctggagtgcagtggctcactgcaacctccgcctcccgggttcaagcgattctcctccctcagcctcctgagtagctgggattacaggcgcatgccactgtgcccagctaattcttgtatttttagtagagacagggtttcaccacgttggtcaggctggtctcgaactcctgacctcgtgatccgcccgcctcagcatcccaaagtgctgggattacaggcgtgagccaccgcgcctggcctaatttttgtatttttagtagagatggggtttcaccatgttggccaggctggtctggaactcctggcctcagacgatctgccccccttggcctcccaaagccctgggattacaagcaagcaccactatgcccagctaatttttgtatctttggtagagacagggtttcaccatgttggccaggctggtctggaactcctggcctcagacgatctgcccccccttggcctcccaaagccctgggattacaagcaagcaccaccatgcccagctaatttttgtatctttggtagaaacagggtttcaccatgttggccaggcaggtctgcaactcctgacctcacgtgatctgcccacctcgtcctcccaaagttctgggattacaggtgtgagccaccgctcccggcccattAGTGCAATTTGATGTGTGGCtttgccaggctcagtggctcacatctgtaattctagcactttgggaggccaaggtgggcagattgcttgagcttaggagttcaggaccagcctgggcaacatggtgaaaccctgtctctactaaaaatacaaaaagtagtcaggcttggtggtgcgtgcctgtagtcccagctactcaggaggttgaggtgggagaatcacctgagcctggaaggttgaggtggcagtgagccctaattgggccactgcactccaatccagcctggacaacagattgAGACCCAAAAAAACAGAAGTATCAGTCTTGTGACTTTAAGAAACTTctgtggccaggtgcagagggtcacacctgtaatccgagcactttgggaggccaaggtgggcagatcacctgaggtcaggagttccagaccagaccaacctgccaacatggcgaaactcctgtgtctactaaaaatgcaaaacttagcttGATGTGgtagctggtgcctgtaatcccagctactcaggaggctgagggtggaaaatcacttgaacctgggaggctcggccaagatcgcaccactgcactccagcctgggcatcagagcaagacgctggctcaaaaacaagaaagaaagaaacggaCTTCTGTAATCGGAAAATGAGTCCTTCtatggtttaaattttttttttttttttttttttgagacagagtctcactctgtcacccaggttggagtgcagtggtgcaatctcgcctcacagcaaccctcacctcctaggttcaagcgattctcctgcctcggcctcccaagtagctggactacaagcgtgcaccaccacacccagctaattttttgtatttttagtagagacagggtttcaccatgt
The nucleotide sequence above comes from Symphalangus syndactylus isolate Jambi chromosome 10, NHGRI_mSymSyn1-v2.1_pri, whole genome shotgun sequence. Encoded proteins:
- the NOA1 gene encoding nitric oxide-associated protein 1, with amino-acid sequence MRASGPSARARLWLRPFPWSYFLMLPARLPFRLLSLFLRGSAPTAARHGLREPFLGRRCAAASSFQHSSSLGRELPHDPVDTKGFGEGADTQERFLFPEYILEPEPEPTREKQLQELQQQQEEERQRQQRRKERRQQNLRARPREHPVVGHPDPAVPPSGVNCSGCGAELQCQDPGVPGYLPREKFLRTAEADGGLARTVCQRCWLLVHHRRALRLQVSREQYLELVSAALWRPGPSLVLYMVDLLDLPDALLPDLPALVGPKQLIVLGNKVDLLPQDAPGYRQRLRERLWEDCARAGLLLAPGHQGPQRPVKDEPQDGKNSNPPNWSRTVVRDVRLISAKTGYGVEELISALQRSWRYRGDVYLVGATNAGKSTLFNTLLESDYCTAKGSEAIDRATISPWPGTTLNLLKFPICNPTPYRMFKRHQRLKKDSTQAEEDLSAQEQNQLNVLKKHGYVVGRVGRTFFYSEEQKDNIPFEFDADSLAFDMENEPVMGTHKSTKQVELTAQDVKDAHWFYDTPGITKENCILNLLTEKEVNIVLPTQSIVPRTFVLKPGMVLFLGAIGRIDFLQGNQSAWFTVVASNILPVHITSLDRADALYQKHAGHTLLQVPMGGKERMAGFPPLVAEDIMLKEGLGASEAVADIKFSSAGWVSVTPNLKDRLHLRGYTPEGTVLTIRPPLLPYIVNIKGQRIKKSVAYKTKKPPSLMYNVRKKKGKINV